A window from Citrus sinensis cultivar Valencia sweet orange chromosome 3, DVS_A1.0, whole genome shotgun sequence encodes these proteins:
- the LOC102621570 gene encoding phloretin 4'-O-glucosyltransferase-like isoform X3 codes for MCTQTQVCTQMPKNKHMEQQQQPHFLLLTFPIQGHINPSLQFARRLTRIGTRVTFATAISAYRRMPNNPTAEDGLSFASFSDGYDDGFNSKQNDQTHFMSEFKRRSSEALAELITASQNEGGQPFTCLIYPQLLIWAAEVARAYHLPSALLWLQPALVFDVYYYYFYGYGDLIEGKVNDLIELPGLPPLTGRDLPSFLDPRNSNDAYSFVLASFKEQMEAIVEETDPRILVNTFDALEAETLKAIDKFNMIAIGPLVASALLDGKEQYGGDLCQNSSIEYYMEWLSSKPKSSVIYVAFGTICVLEKRQVEEIARGLLDSGHPFLWVSRESDNKDKDKDKGEDDVMMKYKEELNEKGMIVPWCSQVEVLSHEAVGCFVTHCGWSSSLESLVYGVPVVAFPQWTDQGTNAKIIVDFCKTGVRVKANEEGIVESDEINRCLELVMGEGDDFRRNSLKWKDLARDAVKQGGSSHKNLKAFVDDFSTSKDILAISQLMRSRTTKRMAFLNSEQSKTIRA; via the coding sequence ATGTGCACTCAGACTCAAGTGTGCACGCAAATGCCAAAAAACAAGCACATGGAGCAGCAACAGCAACCCCACTTTCTACTATTAACATTTCCAATACAAGGCCACATTAACCCATCCCTCCAATTCGCCAGGCGTCTTACGCGCATTGGCACACGTGTCACCTTCGCCACCGCCATCTCCGCCTACCGCCGCATGCCCAATAATCCCACGGCCGAAGACGGCTTGTCGTTTGCCAGCTTCTCCGATGGATATGACGACGGATTCAATTCCAAACAAAATGATCAGACGCACTTCATGTCGGAGTTCAAGCGTCGTAGCTCCGAAGCCCTGGCTGAGCTCATCACGGCCAGTCAAAACGAGGGTGGTCAACCGTTTACTTGCTTGATTTACCCTCAACTCCTTATTTGGGCTGCTGAAGTGGCGCGTGCGTATCACCTCCCTTCGGCGCTACTCTGGCTTCAACCAGCCCTCGTTTTCGAcgtttattactattacttcTATGGATATGGCGATCTAATTGAAGGGAAGGTTAATGATTTGATAGAGTTACCGGGACTGCCGCCACTCACCGGCCGTGATCTTCCTTCTTTCCTAGATCCCAGAAATTCAAATGATGCTTACTCTTTCGTATTAGCTTCTTTTAAAGAACAAATGGAGGCAATTGTTGAAGAAACCGATCCAAGAATTCTTGTCAACACGTTCGACGCATTAGAAGCTGAGACCTTGAAAGCTATCGATAAGTTCAATATGATCGCAATCGGACCGTTAGTTGCATCGGCGTTGTTGGACGGAAAAGAGCAGTACGGAGGCGATCTTTGCCAGAATAGTTCAATAGAGTATTATATGGAATGGCTAAGCTCGAAGCCCAAATCATCTGTTATCTACGTGGCGTTCGGAACCATATGCGTTCTGGAGAAGCGTCAAGTGGAGGAAATTGCACGGGGGTTGTTAGATAGTGGCCATCCATTCTTGTGGGTCAGTAGAGAAAGCGAcaataaagataaagataaagataaagGAGAAGATGACGTGATGATGAAGTACAAAGAAGAGCTGAATGAGAAGGGAATGATAGTGCCGTGGTGTTCACAAGTGGAGGTTCTGTCACATGAAGCGGTGGGGTGTTTTGTAACGCACTGTGGGTGGAGTTCGAGCTTAGAAAGCTTGGTATATGGCGTGCCTGTGGTGGCGTTTCCTCAGTGGACAGATCAAGGGACAAACGCTAAAATTATTGTGGACTTCTGCAAAACCGGAGTGAGAGTGAAGGCAAATGAAGAAGGGATTGTAGAAAGTGATGAGATTAACAGGTGTTTGGAGTTGGTGATGGGAGAAGGAGATGATTTTAGAAGAAATTCTTTGAAATGGAAGGATTTGGCCAGAGATGCCGTCAAACAAGGAGGGTCTTCACATAAGAATCTCAAGGCTTTTGTTGATGACTTTAGCACCAGCAA
- the LOC102621570 gene encoding phloretin 4'-O-glucosyltransferase-like isoform X6 has protein sequence MCTQTQVCTQMPKNKHMEQQQQPHFLLLTFPIQGHINPSLQFARRLTRIGTRVTFATAISAYRRMPNNPTAEDGLSFASFSDGYDDGFNSKQNDQTHFMSEFKRRSSEALAELITASQNEGGQPFTCLIYPQLLIWAAEVARAYHLPSALLWLQPALVFDVYYYYFYGYGDLIEGKVNDLIELPGLPPLTGRDLPSFLDPRNSNDAYSFVLASFKEQMEAIVEETDPRILVNTFDALEAETLKAIDKFNMIAIGPLVASALLDGKEQYGGDLCQNSSIEYYMEWLSSKPKSSVIYVAFGTICVLEKRQVEEIARGLLDSGHPFLWVSRESDNKDKDKDKGEDDVMMKYKEELNEKGMIVPWCSQVEVLSHEAVGCFVTHCGWSSSLESLVYGVPVVAFPQWTDQGTNAKIIVDFCKTGVRVKANEEGIVESDEINRCLELVMGEGDDFRRNSLKWKDLARDAVKQGGSSHKNLKAFVDDFSTSNDSTLNFSCKIKLTMHTNTIA, from the coding sequence ATGTGCACTCAGACTCAAGTGTGCACGCAAATGCCAAAAAACAAGCACATGGAGCAGCAACAGCAACCCCACTTTCTACTATTAACATTTCCAATACAAGGCCACATTAACCCATCCCTCCAATTCGCCAGGCGTCTTACGCGCATTGGCACACGTGTCACCTTCGCCACCGCCATCTCCGCCTACCGCCGCATGCCCAATAATCCCACGGCCGAAGACGGCTTGTCGTTTGCCAGCTTCTCCGATGGATATGACGACGGATTCAATTCCAAACAAAATGATCAGACGCACTTCATGTCGGAGTTCAAGCGTCGTAGCTCCGAAGCCCTGGCTGAGCTCATCACGGCCAGTCAAAACGAGGGTGGTCAACCGTTTACTTGCTTGATTTACCCTCAACTCCTTATTTGGGCTGCTGAAGTGGCGCGTGCGTATCACCTCCCTTCGGCGCTACTCTGGCTTCAACCAGCCCTCGTTTTCGAcgtttattactattacttcTATGGATATGGCGATCTAATTGAAGGGAAGGTTAATGATTTGATAGAGTTACCGGGACTGCCGCCACTCACCGGCCGTGATCTTCCTTCTTTCCTAGATCCCAGAAATTCAAATGATGCTTACTCTTTCGTATTAGCTTCTTTTAAAGAACAAATGGAGGCAATTGTTGAAGAAACCGATCCAAGAATTCTTGTCAACACGTTCGACGCATTAGAAGCTGAGACCTTGAAAGCTATCGATAAGTTCAATATGATCGCAATCGGACCGTTAGTTGCATCGGCGTTGTTGGACGGAAAAGAGCAGTACGGAGGCGATCTTTGCCAGAATAGTTCAATAGAGTATTATATGGAATGGCTAAGCTCGAAGCCCAAATCATCTGTTATCTACGTGGCGTTCGGAACCATATGCGTTCTGGAGAAGCGTCAAGTGGAGGAAATTGCACGGGGGTTGTTAGATAGTGGCCATCCATTCTTGTGGGTCAGTAGAGAAAGCGAcaataaagataaagataaagataaagGAGAAGATGACGTGATGATGAAGTACAAAGAAGAGCTGAATGAGAAGGGAATGATAGTGCCGTGGTGTTCACAAGTGGAGGTTCTGTCACATGAAGCGGTGGGGTGTTTTGTAACGCACTGTGGGTGGAGTTCGAGCTTAGAAAGCTTGGTATATGGCGTGCCTGTGGTGGCGTTTCCTCAGTGGACAGATCAAGGGACAAACGCTAAAATTATTGTGGACTTCTGCAAAACCGGAGTGAGAGTGAAGGCAAATGAAGAAGGGATTGTAGAAAGTGATGAGATTAACAGGTGTTTGGAGTTGGTGATGGGAGAAGGAGATGATTTTAGAAGAAATTCTTTGAAATGGAAGGATTTGGCCAGAGATGCCGTCAAACAAGGAGGGTCTTCACATAAGAATCTCAAGGCTTTTGTTGATGACTTTAGCACCAGCAA
- the LOC102621570 gene encoding phloretin 4'-O-glucosyltransferase-like isoform X9, with protein MCTQTQVCTQMPKNKHMEQQQQPHFLLLTFPIQGHINPSLQFARRLTRIGTRVTFATAISAYRRMPNNPTAEDGLSFASFSDGYDDGFNSKQNDQTHFMSEFKRRSSEALAELITASQNEGGQPFTCLIYPQLLIWAAEVARAYHLPSALLWLQPALVFDVYYYYFYGYGDLIEGKVNDLIELPGLPPLTGRDLPSFLDPRNSNDAYSFVLASFKEQMEAIVEETDPRILVNTFDALEAETLKAIDKFNMIAIGPLVASALLDGKEQYGGDLCQNSSIEYYMEWLSSKPKSSVIYVAFGTICVLEKRQVEEIARGLLDSGHPFLWVSRESDNKDKDKDKGEDDVMMKYKEELNEKGMIVPWCSQVEVLSHEAVGCFVTHCGWSSSLESLVYGVPVVAFPQWTDQGTNAKIIVDFCKTGVRVKANEEGIVESDEINRCLELVMGEGDDFRRNSLKWKDLARDAVKQGGSSHKNLKAFVDDFSTSKD; from the coding sequence ATGTGCACTCAGACTCAAGTGTGCACGCAAATGCCAAAAAACAAGCACATGGAGCAGCAACAGCAACCCCACTTTCTACTATTAACATTTCCAATACAAGGCCACATTAACCCATCCCTCCAATTCGCCAGGCGTCTTACGCGCATTGGCACACGTGTCACCTTCGCCACCGCCATCTCCGCCTACCGCCGCATGCCCAATAATCCCACGGCCGAAGACGGCTTGTCGTTTGCCAGCTTCTCCGATGGATATGACGACGGATTCAATTCCAAACAAAATGATCAGACGCACTTCATGTCGGAGTTCAAGCGTCGTAGCTCCGAAGCCCTGGCTGAGCTCATCACGGCCAGTCAAAACGAGGGTGGTCAACCGTTTACTTGCTTGATTTACCCTCAACTCCTTATTTGGGCTGCTGAAGTGGCGCGTGCGTATCACCTCCCTTCGGCGCTACTCTGGCTTCAACCAGCCCTCGTTTTCGAcgtttattactattacttcTATGGATATGGCGATCTAATTGAAGGGAAGGTTAATGATTTGATAGAGTTACCGGGACTGCCGCCACTCACCGGCCGTGATCTTCCTTCTTTCCTAGATCCCAGAAATTCAAATGATGCTTACTCTTTCGTATTAGCTTCTTTTAAAGAACAAATGGAGGCAATTGTTGAAGAAACCGATCCAAGAATTCTTGTCAACACGTTCGACGCATTAGAAGCTGAGACCTTGAAAGCTATCGATAAGTTCAATATGATCGCAATCGGACCGTTAGTTGCATCGGCGTTGTTGGACGGAAAAGAGCAGTACGGAGGCGATCTTTGCCAGAATAGTTCAATAGAGTATTATATGGAATGGCTAAGCTCGAAGCCCAAATCATCTGTTATCTACGTGGCGTTCGGAACCATATGCGTTCTGGAGAAGCGTCAAGTGGAGGAAATTGCACGGGGGTTGTTAGATAGTGGCCATCCATTCTTGTGGGTCAGTAGAGAAAGCGAcaataaagataaagataaagataaagGAGAAGATGACGTGATGATGAAGTACAAAGAAGAGCTGAATGAGAAGGGAATGATAGTGCCGTGGTGTTCACAAGTGGAGGTTCTGTCACATGAAGCGGTGGGGTGTTTTGTAACGCACTGTGGGTGGAGTTCGAGCTTAGAAAGCTTGGTATATGGCGTGCCTGTGGTGGCGTTTCCTCAGTGGACAGATCAAGGGACAAACGCTAAAATTATTGTGGACTTCTGCAAAACCGGAGTGAGAGTGAAGGCAAATGAAGAAGGGATTGTAGAAAGTGATGAGATTAACAGGTGTTTGGAGTTGGTGATGGGAGAAGGAGATGATTTTAGAAGAAATTCTTTGAAATGGAAGGATTTGGCCAGAGATGCCGTCAAACAAGGAGGGTCTTCACATAAGAATCTCAAGGCTTTTGTTGATGACTTTAGCACCAGCAA
- the LOC102621570 gene encoding phloretin 4'-O-glucosyltransferase-like isoform X8 → MCTQTQVCTQMPKNKHMEQQQQPHFLLLTFPIQGHINPSLQFARRLTRIGTRVTFATAISAYRRMPNNPTAEDGLSFASFSDGYDDGFNSKQNDQTHFMSEFKRRSSEALAELITASQNEGGQPFTCLIYPQLLIWAAEVARAYHLPSALLWLQPALVFDVYYYYFYGYGDLIEGKVNDLIELPGLPPLTGRDLPSFLDPRNSNDAYSFVLASFKEQMEAIVEETDPRILVNTFDALEAETLKAIDKFNMIAIGPLVASALLDGKEQYGGDLCQNSSIEYYMEWLSSKPKSSVIYVAFGTICVLEKRQVEEIARGLLDSGHPFLWVSRESDNKDKDKDKGEDDVMMKYKEELNEKGMIVPWCSQVEVLSHEAVGCFVTHCGWSSSLESLVYGVPVVAFPQWTDQGTNAKIIVDFCKTGVRVKANEEGIVESDEINRCLELVMGEGDDFRRNSLKWKDLARDAVKQGGSSHKNLKAFVDDFSTSNCKIKLTMHTNTIA, encoded by the coding sequence ATGTGCACTCAGACTCAAGTGTGCACGCAAATGCCAAAAAACAAGCACATGGAGCAGCAACAGCAACCCCACTTTCTACTATTAACATTTCCAATACAAGGCCACATTAACCCATCCCTCCAATTCGCCAGGCGTCTTACGCGCATTGGCACACGTGTCACCTTCGCCACCGCCATCTCCGCCTACCGCCGCATGCCCAATAATCCCACGGCCGAAGACGGCTTGTCGTTTGCCAGCTTCTCCGATGGATATGACGACGGATTCAATTCCAAACAAAATGATCAGACGCACTTCATGTCGGAGTTCAAGCGTCGTAGCTCCGAAGCCCTGGCTGAGCTCATCACGGCCAGTCAAAACGAGGGTGGTCAACCGTTTACTTGCTTGATTTACCCTCAACTCCTTATTTGGGCTGCTGAAGTGGCGCGTGCGTATCACCTCCCTTCGGCGCTACTCTGGCTTCAACCAGCCCTCGTTTTCGAcgtttattactattacttcTATGGATATGGCGATCTAATTGAAGGGAAGGTTAATGATTTGATAGAGTTACCGGGACTGCCGCCACTCACCGGCCGTGATCTTCCTTCTTTCCTAGATCCCAGAAATTCAAATGATGCTTACTCTTTCGTATTAGCTTCTTTTAAAGAACAAATGGAGGCAATTGTTGAAGAAACCGATCCAAGAATTCTTGTCAACACGTTCGACGCATTAGAAGCTGAGACCTTGAAAGCTATCGATAAGTTCAATATGATCGCAATCGGACCGTTAGTTGCATCGGCGTTGTTGGACGGAAAAGAGCAGTACGGAGGCGATCTTTGCCAGAATAGTTCAATAGAGTATTATATGGAATGGCTAAGCTCGAAGCCCAAATCATCTGTTATCTACGTGGCGTTCGGAACCATATGCGTTCTGGAGAAGCGTCAAGTGGAGGAAATTGCACGGGGGTTGTTAGATAGTGGCCATCCATTCTTGTGGGTCAGTAGAGAAAGCGAcaataaagataaagataaagataaagGAGAAGATGACGTGATGATGAAGTACAAAGAAGAGCTGAATGAGAAGGGAATGATAGTGCCGTGGTGTTCACAAGTGGAGGTTCTGTCACATGAAGCGGTGGGGTGTTTTGTAACGCACTGTGGGTGGAGTTCGAGCTTAGAAAGCTTGGTATATGGCGTGCCTGTGGTGGCGTTTCCTCAGTGGACAGATCAAGGGACAAACGCTAAAATTATTGTGGACTTCTGCAAAACCGGAGTGAGAGTGAAGGCAAATGAAGAAGGGATTGTAGAAAGTGATGAGATTAACAGGTGTTTGGAGTTGGTGATGGGAGAAGGAGATGATTTTAGAAGAAATTCTTTGAAATGGAAGGATTTGGCCAGAGATGCCGTCAAACAAGGAGGGTCTTCACATAAGAATCTCAAGGCTTTTGTTGATGACTTTAGCACCAGCAA
- the LOC102621570 gene encoding phloretin 4'-O-glucosyltransferase-like isoform X1 produces MCTQTQVCTQMPKNKHMEQQQQPHFLLLTFPIQGHINPSLQFARRLTRIGTRVTFATAISAYRRMPNNPTAEDGLSFASFSDGYDDGFNSKQNDQTHFMSEFKRRSSEALAELITASQNEGGQPFTCLIYPQLLIWAAEVARAYHLPSALLWLQPALVFDVYYYYFYGYGDLIEGKVNDLIELPGLPPLTGRDLPSFLDPRNSNDAYSFVLASFKEQMEAIVEETDPRILVNTFDALEAETLKAIDKFNMIAIGPLVASALLDGKEQYGGDLCQNSSIEYYMEWLSSKPKSSVIYVAFGTICVLEKRQVEEIARGLLDSGHPFLWVSRESDNKDKDKDKGEDDVMMKYKEELNEKGMIVPWCSQVEVLSHEAVGCFVTHCGWSSSLESLVYGVPVVAFPQWTDQGTNAKIIVDFCKTGVRVKANEEGIVESDEINRCLELVMGEGDDFRRNSLKWKDLARDAVKQGGSSHKNLKAFVDDFSTSNDSTLNFSCKIKLTMHTNTIGQEGGREREVHCTHTTDSMNSEL; encoded by the coding sequence ATGTGCACTCAGACTCAAGTGTGCACGCAAATGCCAAAAAACAAGCACATGGAGCAGCAACAGCAACCCCACTTTCTACTATTAACATTTCCAATACAAGGCCACATTAACCCATCCCTCCAATTCGCCAGGCGTCTTACGCGCATTGGCACACGTGTCACCTTCGCCACCGCCATCTCCGCCTACCGCCGCATGCCCAATAATCCCACGGCCGAAGACGGCTTGTCGTTTGCCAGCTTCTCCGATGGATATGACGACGGATTCAATTCCAAACAAAATGATCAGACGCACTTCATGTCGGAGTTCAAGCGTCGTAGCTCCGAAGCCCTGGCTGAGCTCATCACGGCCAGTCAAAACGAGGGTGGTCAACCGTTTACTTGCTTGATTTACCCTCAACTCCTTATTTGGGCTGCTGAAGTGGCGCGTGCGTATCACCTCCCTTCGGCGCTACTCTGGCTTCAACCAGCCCTCGTTTTCGAcgtttattactattacttcTATGGATATGGCGATCTAATTGAAGGGAAGGTTAATGATTTGATAGAGTTACCGGGACTGCCGCCACTCACCGGCCGTGATCTTCCTTCTTTCCTAGATCCCAGAAATTCAAATGATGCTTACTCTTTCGTATTAGCTTCTTTTAAAGAACAAATGGAGGCAATTGTTGAAGAAACCGATCCAAGAATTCTTGTCAACACGTTCGACGCATTAGAAGCTGAGACCTTGAAAGCTATCGATAAGTTCAATATGATCGCAATCGGACCGTTAGTTGCATCGGCGTTGTTGGACGGAAAAGAGCAGTACGGAGGCGATCTTTGCCAGAATAGTTCAATAGAGTATTATATGGAATGGCTAAGCTCGAAGCCCAAATCATCTGTTATCTACGTGGCGTTCGGAACCATATGCGTTCTGGAGAAGCGTCAAGTGGAGGAAATTGCACGGGGGTTGTTAGATAGTGGCCATCCATTCTTGTGGGTCAGTAGAGAAAGCGAcaataaagataaagataaagataaagGAGAAGATGACGTGATGATGAAGTACAAAGAAGAGCTGAATGAGAAGGGAATGATAGTGCCGTGGTGTTCACAAGTGGAGGTTCTGTCACATGAAGCGGTGGGGTGTTTTGTAACGCACTGTGGGTGGAGTTCGAGCTTAGAAAGCTTGGTATATGGCGTGCCTGTGGTGGCGTTTCCTCAGTGGACAGATCAAGGGACAAACGCTAAAATTATTGTGGACTTCTGCAAAACCGGAGTGAGAGTGAAGGCAAATGAAGAAGGGATTGTAGAAAGTGATGAGATTAACAGGTGTTTGGAGTTGGTGATGGGAGAAGGAGATGATTTTAGAAGAAATTCTTTGAAATGGAAGGATTTGGCCAGAGATGCCGTCAAACAAGGAGGGTCTTCACATAAGAATCTCAAGGCTTTTGTTGATGACTTTAGCACCAGCAA
- the LOC102621570 gene encoding phloretin 4'-O-glucosyltransferase-like isoform X7: MCTQTQVCTQMPKNKHMEQQQQPHFLLLTFPIQGHINPSLQFARRLTRIGTRVTFATAISAYRRMPNNPTAEDGLSFASFSDGYDDGFNSKQNDQTHFMSEFKRRSSEALAELITASQNEGGQPFTCLIYPQLLIWAAEVARAYHLPSALLWLQPALVFDVYYYYFYGYGDLIEGKVNDLIELPGLPPLTGRDLPSFLDPRNSNDAYSFVLASFKEQMEAIVEETDPRILVNTFDALEAETLKAIDKFNMIAIGPLVASALLDGKEQYGGDLCQNSSIEYYMEWLSSKPKSSVIYVAFGTICVLEKRQVEEIARGLLDSGHPFLWVSRESDNKDKDKDKGEDDVMMKYKEELNEKGMIVPWCSQVEVLSHEAVGCFVTHCGWSSSLESLVYGVPVVAFPQWTDQGTNAKIIVDFCKTGVRVKANEEGIVESDEINRCLELVMGEGDDFRRNSLKWKDLARDAVKQGGSSHKNLKAFVDDFSTSNTIHKYDTVHIYGSKMWH, translated from the coding sequence ATGTGCACTCAGACTCAAGTGTGCACGCAAATGCCAAAAAACAAGCACATGGAGCAGCAACAGCAACCCCACTTTCTACTATTAACATTTCCAATACAAGGCCACATTAACCCATCCCTCCAATTCGCCAGGCGTCTTACGCGCATTGGCACACGTGTCACCTTCGCCACCGCCATCTCCGCCTACCGCCGCATGCCCAATAATCCCACGGCCGAAGACGGCTTGTCGTTTGCCAGCTTCTCCGATGGATATGACGACGGATTCAATTCCAAACAAAATGATCAGACGCACTTCATGTCGGAGTTCAAGCGTCGTAGCTCCGAAGCCCTGGCTGAGCTCATCACGGCCAGTCAAAACGAGGGTGGTCAACCGTTTACTTGCTTGATTTACCCTCAACTCCTTATTTGGGCTGCTGAAGTGGCGCGTGCGTATCACCTCCCTTCGGCGCTACTCTGGCTTCAACCAGCCCTCGTTTTCGAcgtttattactattacttcTATGGATATGGCGATCTAATTGAAGGGAAGGTTAATGATTTGATAGAGTTACCGGGACTGCCGCCACTCACCGGCCGTGATCTTCCTTCTTTCCTAGATCCCAGAAATTCAAATGATGCTTACTCTTTCGTATTAGCTTCTTTTAAAGAACAAATGGAGGCAATTGTTGAAGAAACCGATCCAAGAATTCTTGTCAACACGTTCGACGCATTAGAAGCTGAGACCTTGAAAGCTATCGATAAGTTCAATATGATCGCAATCGGACCGTTAGTTGCATCGGCGTTGTTGGACGGAAAAGAGCAGTACGGAGGCGATCTTTGCCAGAATAGTTCAATAGAGTATTATATGGAATGGCTAAGCTCGAAGCCCAAATCATCTGTTATCTACGTGGCGTTCGGAACCATATGCGTTCTGGAGAAGCGTCAAGTGGAGGAAATTGCACGGGGGTTGTTAGATAGTGGCCATCCATTCTTGTGGGTCAGTAGAGAAAGCGAcaataaagataaagataaagataaagGAGAAGATGACGTGATGATGAAGTACAAAGAAGAGCTGAATGAGAAGGGAATGATAGTGCCGTGGTGTTCACAAGTGGAGGTTCTGTCACATGAAGCGGTGGGGTGTTTTGTAACGCACTGTGGGTGGAGTTCGAGCTTAGAAAGCTTGGTATATGGCGTGCCTGTGGTGGCGTTTCCTCAGTGGACAGATCAAGGGACAAACGCTAAAATTATTGTGGACTTCTGCAAAACCGGAGTGAGAGTGAAGGCAAATGAAGAAGGGATTGTAGAAAGTGATGAGATTAACAGGTGTTTGGAGTTGGTGATGGGAGAAGGAGATGATTTTAGAAGAAATTCTTTGAAATGGAAGGATTTGGCCAGAGATGCCGTCAAACAAGGAGGGTCTTCACATAAGAATCTCAAGGCTTTTGTTGATGACTTTAGCACCAGCAA
- the LOC102621570 gene encoding phloretin 4'-O-glucosyltransferase-like isoform X2 translates to MCTQTQVCTQMPKNKHMEQQQQPHFLLLTFPIQGHINPSLQFARRLTRIGTRVTFATAISAYRRMPNNPTAEDGLSFASFSDGYDDGFNSKQNDQTHFMSEFKRRSSEALAELITASQNEGGQPFTCLIYPQLLIWAAEVARAYHLPSALLWLQPALVFDVYYYYFYGYGDLIEGKVNDLIELPGLPPLTGRDLPSFLDPRNSNDAYSFVLASFKEQMEAIVEETDPRILVNTFDALEAETLKAIDKFNMIAIGPLVASALLDGKEQYGGDLCQNSSIEYYMEWLSSKPKSSVIYVAFGTICVLEKRQVEEIARGLLDSGHPFLWVSRESDNKDKDKDKGEDDVMMKYKEELNEKGMIVPWCSQVEVLSHEAVGCFVTHCGWSSSLESLVYGVPVVAFPQWTDQGTNAKIIVDFCKTGVRVKANEEGIVESDEINRCLELVMGEGDDFRRNSLKWKDLARDAVKQGGSSHKNLKAFVDDFSTSNCKIKLTMHTNTIGQEGGREREVHCTHTTDSMNSEL, encoded by the coding sequence ATGTGCACTCAGACTCAAGTGTGCACGCAAATGCCAAAAAACAAGCACATGGAGCAGCAACAGCAACCCCACTTTCTACTATTAACATTTCCAATACAAGGCCACATTAACCCATCCCTCCAATTCGCCAGGCGTCTTACGCGCATTGGCACACGTGTCACCTTCGCCACCGCCATCTCCGCCTACCGCCGCATGCCCAATAATCCCACGGCCGAAGACGGCTTGTCGTTTGCCAGCTTCTCCGATGGATATGACGACGGATTCAATTCCAAACAAAATGATCAGACGCACTTCATGTCGGAGTTCAAGCGTCGTAGCTCCGAAGCCCTGGCTGAGCTCATCACGGCCAGTCAAAACGAGGGTGGTCAACCGTTTACTTGCTTGATTTACCCTCAACTCCTTATTTGGGCTGCTGAAGTGGCGCGTGCGTATCACCTCCCTTCGGCGCTACTCTGGCTTCAACCAGCCCTCGTTTTCGAcgtttattactattacttcTATGGATATGGCGATCTAATTGAAGGGAAGGTTAATGATTTGATAGAGTTACCGGGACTGCCGCCACTCACCGGCCGTGATCTTCCTTCTTTCCTAGATCCCAGAAATTCAAATGATGCTTACTCTTTCGTATTAGCTTCTTTTAAAGAACAAATGGAGGCAATTGTTGAAGAAACCGATCCAAGAATTCTTGTCAACACGTTCGACGCATTAGAAGCTGAGACCTTGAAAGCTATCGATAAGTTCAATATGATCGCAATCGGACCGTTAGTTGCATCGGCGTTGTTGGACGGAAAAGAGCAGTACGGAGGCGATCTTTGCCAGAATAGTTCAATAGAGTATTATATGGAATGGCTAAGCTCGAAGCCCAAATCATCTGTTATCTACGTGGCGTTCGGAACCATATGCGTTCTGGAGAAGCGTCAAGTGGAGGAAATTGCACGGGGGTTGTTAGATAGTGGCCATCCATTCTTGTGGGTCAGTAGAGAAAGCGAcaataaagataaagataaagataaagGAGAAGATGACGTGATGATGAAGTACAAAGAAGAGCTGAATGAGAAGGGAATGATAGTGCCGTGGTGTTCACAAGTGGAGGTTCTGTCACATGAAGCGGTGGGGTGTTTTGTAACGCACTGTGGGTGGAGTTCGAGCTTAGAAAGCTTGGTATATGGCGTGCCTGTGGTGGCGTTTCCTCAGTGGACAGATCAAGGGACAAACGCTAAAATTATTGTGGACTTCTGCAAAACCGGAGTGAGAGTGAAGGCAAATGAAGAAGGGATTGTAGAAAGTGATGAGATTAACAGGTGTTTGGAGTTGGTGATGGGAGAAGGAGATGATTTTAGAAGAAATTCTTTGAAATGGAAGGATTTGGCCAGAGATGCCGTCAAACAAGGAGGGTCTTCACATAAGAATCTCAAGGCTTTTGTTGATGACTTTAGCACCAGCAA